One Labrus mixtus chromosome 12, fLabMix1.1, whole genome shotgun sequence DNA segment encodes these proteins:
- the LOC132985360 gene encoding prospero homeobox protein 1-like, with amino-acid sequence MNQSAWSKGMYYSGSFCPDGCTAEHLSGFQPDPSVCVSLTSHKDSEEMKMLHEQAFYGSSDACSSHQEFNTSSDDVYGSTRRPPSPASSSFGHPDLDYNSSHQAKRARVESIIKGMASSPGVQDTDVMTNQYEESDNMKGNERIQELPLHQGRKRPGCMKIKKLDSQQQHRQQLRTGSDNVDALNDNSDSGKEEKYPTWKDSSGSSSSYEFIDSYSEFQSSKSRKLQGWKKMKLLNYFQSKPDRIKLISDVLKYELSKAVSMSVDSIFKSMPLLQMPQSDRGNVETDIPLHPTVCKDNSLSCCGKTDVATPDVQTEALSLVVQKPQPERDDKFSLQSGSRGHHSPKPPVPLSQDPSVLQDEPSDEGPHAACQHALQHLPDEVDPVKFAMFNAHWNSIKVRSKVNSRSVIRPHSHTLTVNPRLFESLCLPHVKVESDSLVKNTLYMLNEGLTTSHLKKAKLMFFFTRYPSSLVLKMCFHDVQFTRCITSQLIKWFSNFREFFYIQMEKFARHALLEGSADVRSLSVGRESELFRALNMHYNKANDFQVPDRFLEVAEITLREFFIAISMGKDRDPSWKKAIYKVICKLDSDVPAEFKRHHSG; translated from the exons ATGAATCAGAGCGCTTGGAGTAAAGGTATGTATTATTCTGGCAGCTTTTGCCCCGATGGCTGCACAGCAGAGCATCTCTCCGGTTTTCAACCTGATCCCTCGGTATGTGTTTCTTTGACctcacacaaagacagtgaAGAGATGAAAATGCTTCACGAGCAGGCTTTTTACGGCAGCAGTGATGCCTGTTCAAGCCATCAGGAGTTCAATACCTCCAGCGATGATGTATATGGATCTACAAGACGGCCACCATCTCCTGCATCTAGTTCCTTTGGTCACCCTGACTTGGACTAtaacagcagtcatcaagcaAAGCGTGCCAGAGTGGAGAGTATCATCAAAGGTATGGCCAGCTCCCCCGGGGTGCAGGACACAGATGTGATGACAAATCAGTACGAGGAGTCAGACAACATGAAGGGGAATGAAAGGATTCAAGAACTGCCTTTACATCAGGGAAGAAAAAGACCAGgctgcatgaaaataaaaaagcttgacagtcagcagcagcacCGCCAACAGCTCAGAACAGGATCTGACAACGTGGACGCTCTGAACGACAATTCAGACAGTGGTAAGGAAGAGAAATATCCCACCTGGAAAGATTCTTCTGGAAGTTCTTCAAGTTATGAGTTTATAGATTCATACAGTGAATTTCAGAGCAGCAAAAGTAGAAAGTTGCAGGGATGGAAGAAGATGAAGCTGCTGAACTACTTCCAATCCAAACCGGATAGAATAAAGCTAATTTCGGATGTTTTAAAGTATGAACTTTCCAAAGCTGTCAGTATGAGTGTTGACTCTATTTTCAAAAGCATGCCGCTTCTTCAAATGCCACAGAGTGACAGAGGGAACGTAGAGACGGATATCCCTCTCCATCCTACAGTTTGCAAAGATAATTCACTTTCCTGTTGTGGCAAAACAGATGTGGCAACCCCAGACGTTCAAACAGAAGCTTTGTCTTTGGTCGTTCAGAAGCCTCAACCAGAGAGAGACGACAAGTTCTCCCTCCAGTCAGGATCGAGAGGCCACCATAGTCCCAAACCTCCAGTCCCCTTAAGTCAAGACCCGTCTGTGCTTCAAGACGAGCCGTCTGACGAGGGTCCCCACGCTGCCTGTCAACATGCTCTGCAACACTTGCCAGATGAAGTAGATCCAGTGAAGTTTGCAATGTTTAATGCACATTGGAATTCAATCAAAGTCAGATCGAAGGTCAACTCCAGATCTGTGATAagaccacacagtcacactttgACAGTGAATCCTCGACTTTTCGAAAGTTTGTGTCTTCCTCATGTCAAGGTCGAGTCCGATAGCCTGGTGAAGAATACACTTTACATGCTCAAT GAGGGTCTCACCACGAGTCATCTGAAGAAAGCGAAGCTTATGTTCTTCTTTACTCGATACCCGAGCTCATTGGTGCTGAAGATGTGTTTTCATGATGTGCAG TTCACGCGCTGCATCACCTCTCAGCTCATCAAGTGGTTCAGTAACTTCAGGGAGTTCTTCTACATTCAGATGGAGAAGTTTGCCCGACATGCTCTCTTAGAAGGATCGGCCGATGTCAGGAGTCTGTCTGTGGGGAGAGAATCAGAGCTGTTCAGGGCTCTGAACATGCACTACAACAAAGCCAACGACTTTCAG GTTCCCGACAGATTTCTGGAAGTTGCAGAGATTACATTGAGAGAATTTTTCATTGCCATTTCTATGGGAAAGGATCGTGACCCGTCATGGAAGAAAGCAATCTACAAGGTGATCTGTAAACTGGACAGTGATGTACCAGCCGAGTTCAAACGTCATCACTCTGGATGA